A single window of Martelella sp. NC20 DNA harbors:
- a CDS encoding GNAT family N-acetyltransferase produces the protein MSAVAEALGPCPVVETPRLRLRPVGPADAEQVSALLADPGIARMLTRVPFPYTLEDAQEWLAHAGGEDRWPAAITQPADGVPIGLVSIERRQGGHHLGYWLSRYYWNRGFMSEAVSGLAERFFDRSGGATLHSGAFTDNPASLKVLQRLGFQVTGLRETWSVSRGRMAQEVTTALTPALFRPYRF, from the coding sequence ATGAGCGCGGTGGCCGAGGCGCTCGGCCCCTGCCCCGTCGTTGAAACCCCGCGGCTGAGACTGCGGCCGGTTGGCCCGGCCGATGCCGAACAGGTCTCGGCCCTGCTTGCCGACCCCGGCATTGCCCGGATGCTTACCCGCGTGCCCTTCCCCTATACACTGGAAGACGCGCAGGAGTGGCTCGCCCATGCAGGCGGCGAAGACCGCTGGCCGGCGGCGATCACCCAGCCCGCCGACGGCGTTCCGATCGGGCTGGTCTCGATCGAGCGGCGCCAGGGCGGTCATCATCTCGGCTACTGGTTGAGCCGCTACTACTGGAACCGCGGCTTCATGAGCGAGGCGGTGTCGGGTCTGGCGGAGCGGTTTTTCGACCGCTCCGGCGGCGCAACGCTCCATTCCGGCGCGTTCACCGACAACCCGGCCTCGCTGAAGGTGCTGCAACGGCTGGGCTTTCAGGTCACGGGCCTGCGCGAAACCTGGTCGGTCAGCCGGGGCCGAATGGCACAGGAAGTCACGACGGCGCTGACGCCGGCGCTGTTCAGGCCGTACCGGTTCTGA
- the rpmA gene encoding 50S ribosomal protein L27 — MAHKKAGGSSRNGRDSESKRLGVKKFGGENVIPGNIIIRQRGTKWHPGDNVGMGKDHTIFAKIEGNVTYRARANGRMYVSVAPKHAEAAE; from the coding sequence ATGGCACACAAAAAAGCTGGCGGTTCCTCGCGCAACGGTCGCGATTCTGAATCCAAGCGCCTTGGCGTGAAGAAGTTCGGTGGCGAGAACGTCATTCCGGGCAACATCATCATTCGCCAGCGCGGCACCAAGTGGCATCCCGGCGACAATGTCGGCATGGGCAAGGACCACACCATTTTTGCGAAAATCGAAGGCAATGTGACATACCGCGCGCGCGCCAATGGCCGCATGTATGTGTCCGTGGCCCCGAAACACGCAGAAGCAGCGGAATAA
- a CDS encoding GNAT family N-acetyltransferase has translation MQRDLQRESQSRLSRERLRPDSQRRDCPVLLSQRLVLRAPHEDDIDAIAHLANNEKIATMVSRMPHPYTATDAAIFVERTKDGAIGNCVYAITKADNGEFLGCCGIENTPDDERLVEIGYWMGEPYWGKGYTTEAVQVLIDMIFRTRGEVDHIDARCRVVNERSRRVLHKCGFQFQGPGMVQSLAIGGTVSVEWYRLDRRNWMSLKSWGGQR, from the coding sequence ATGCAAAGGGATCTGCAAAGGGAGAGCCAATCCCGGCTTTCCAGAGAACGGCTGAGGCCGGATAGCCAAAGGCGGGATTGCCCCGTTCTTCTCTCGCAAAGGCTCGTTTTGAGAGCCCCGCACGAAGATGACATCGACGCCATTGCCCATCTCGCCAACAACGAAAAAATCGCGACCATGGTGTCGCGCATGCCGCATCCCTACACTGCAACAGATGCCGCCATTTTCGTGGAGCGAACAAAAGACGGCGCGATCGGCAATTGCGTCTATGCCATCACCAAAGCGGACAACGGCGAATTCCTCGGTTGCTGCGGCATCGAGAACACGCCGGATGACGAGCGGCTGGTGGAAATCGGCTACTGGATGGGCGAACCCTACTGGGGCAAGGGCTATACCACCGAAGCCGTTCAGGTTCTGATCGACATGATCTTCCGCACCCGGGGCGAGGTCGACCATATCGACGCCCGCTGCCGGGTCGTCAACGAGCGTTCGCGGCGGGTGCTGCACAAATGCGGCTTCCAGTTTCAGGGGCCCGGCATGGTGCAGTCGCTTGCGATCGGCGGCACGGTTTCGGTCGAATGGTATCGTCTCGACCGGCGCAACTGGATGTCGCTGAAGAGCTGGGGAGGCCAGCGATGA
- the proB gene encoding glutamate 5-kinase, with product MSGRSLAHYRRIVIKIGSALLVDGRTGLKRGWLENLSADIAGLRAAGVEVLVVSSGAVALGRTVLGTPSGALKLEEAQAAAAVGQIGLAGAWTASLKAHDIIAGQILLTLQNTEERRQYLNARATLRQLLKLGAVPIINENDTIATSEIRYGDNDRLAARVATMIGADLLVLLSDIDGLYTAPPHLDPDARFLPEVEVITRELEAMAGGAASELSRGGMRTKIEAGKIATASGCAMIIASGKIDHPLKAIAEGARHSMFHASRAPVSARKTWIAGQLLPAGTIHIDDGAVAALKRGNSLLAAGVTAVDGHFSRGDTVAIVNATGGEIARGLSGYDSDEARMIAGQKSAGIEAILGYPARAAMVHRDDLVMSATKREGSAHA from the coding sequence ATGAGCGGGCGTTCGCTTGCCCATTATCGCCGCATCGTCATCAAGATCGGCTCGGCGCTGCTGGTGGATGGCCGGACAGGCCTGAAGCGCGGCTGGCTCGAAAATCTCTCCGCCGATATCGCGGGGCTCCGGGCCGCCGGCGTCGAGGTTCTGGTGGTCTCCTCCGGCGCGGTCGCGCTCGGACGCACCGTGCTCGGCACGCCTTCCGGCGCGCTCAAGCTGGAGGAGGCGCAGGCCGCCGCCGCCGTCGGCCAGATCGGCCTTGCCGGCGCCTGGACCGCGAGCCTGAAGGCGCATGACATCATCGCCGGGCAGATCCTGCTGACGCTTCAGAATACCGAGGAGCGCCGGCAATATCTCAACGCCCGCGCAACGCTCCGGCAATTGCTGAAACTCGGCGCCGTGCCGATCATCAACGAGAACGACACGATCGCCACCTCCGAGATCCGCTACGGCGACAATGACCGGCTGGCGGCTCGCGTGGCGACCATGATCGGCGCCGACCTGCTGGTGCTGCTGTCTGATATCGACGGGCTCTACACCGCGCCGCCGCATCTTGATCCCGATGCCCGCTTCCTTCCGGAAGTCGAGGTCATCACCCGGGAGCTCGAGGCGATGGCCGGGGGCGCCGCATCCGAACTGTCGCGCGGGGGTATGCGCACCAAGATCGAGGCGGGCAAGATCGCGACCGCCTCCGGCTGCGCCATGATCATCGCGTCGGGCAAGATCGACCACCCGCTGAAGGCGATCGCCGAGGGCGCGCGCCACTCGATGTTCCATGCCTCGCGCGCGCCCGTCAGCGCCCGCAAGACCTGGATCGCCGGCCAGCTTCTGCCCGCAGGCACGATCCATATCGATGACGGCGCGGTCGCGGCGCTGAAGCGCGGCAACAGCCTGCTTGCCGCCGGCGTCACCGCGGTTGACGGGCATTTCTCGCGCGGCGACACTGTCGCCATCGTCAATGCCACGGGCGGCGAGATCGCCCGCGGGCTCTCCGGCTATGACAGCGACGAGGCCCGGATGATCGCAGGACAGAAGAGCGCCGGCATCGAGGCGATCCTGGGCTATCCCGCCCGCGCCGCGATGGTGCATCGCGACGACCTCGTGATGTCGGCTACAAAACGGGAAGGATCGGCCCATGCCTGA
- the obgE gene encoding GTPase ObgE, whose translation MKFLDEAKVIIRSGDGGAGSVSFHREKFIEFGGPDGGDGGRGGDVWIEAVNGLNTLIDFRFQQHFKGATGGHGMGRNRTGAKGESVTLKVPVGTQVFEDDKETLICDLTQEGERYRLAAGGNGGFGNAHFKSATNQAPRWANPGLEGEEKSIWLRLKLIADAGLVGLPNAGKSTFLATVTRARPKIANYPFTTLHPNLGVASIDGREFILADIPGLIEGAHEGIGIGDRFLGHVERTRVLLHLVSSLEEDVAGAYTTVRKELAAYDAALGEKQEIVALSQVDILDPETLKEKKAALEKASGGPVHAISAVAQTGMTEVQRELAAIIRAEEARLGITAPDPVEDKGRHDRWEP comes from the coding sequence ATGAAATTTCTCGACGAGGCAAAGGTCATTATCCGCTCCGGTGACGGTGGTGCCGGCTCGGTGTCGTTTCACCGCGAAAAATTCATCGAGTTCGGCGGTCCGGACGGCGGTGACGGCGGGCGCGGCGGCGATGTCTGGATCGAGGCCGTCAACGGCCTCAACACGCTGATCGATTTCCGCTTCCAGCAGCATTTCAAGGGCGCCACCGGCGGCCACGGCATGGGCCGCAACCGCACCGGCGCCAAGGGCGAAAGCGTCACCCTCAAAGTTCCGGTCGGGACCCAGGTGTTCGAGGATGACAAAGAGACGCTGATCTGCGACCTGACCCAGGAAGGCGAGCGCTACCGGCTGGCCGCCGGCGGCAATGGCGGTTTCGGCAATGCCCATTTCAAATCCGCCACCAACCAGGCCCCGCGCTGGGCCAATCCCGGCCTGGAGGGCGAGGAAAAGTCGATCTGGCTGCGGTTGAAGCTGATTGCCGATGCCGGGCTCGTCGGCCTGCCCAATGCCGGCAAGTCGACCTTTCTGGCGACCGTTACCCGGGCGCGACCGAAGATCGCCAATTATCCCTTCACCACGCTCCACCCCAATCTCGGCGTTGCCAGCATTGACGGGCGCGAGTTCATCCTTGCCGACATTCCCGGCCTGATCGAGGGCGCGCATGAGGGCATTGGCATTGGTGACCGGTTCCTCGGCCATGTCGAGCGCACCCGCGTGCTGCTGCATCTGGTCTCGAGCCTCGAGGAAGACGTCGCCGGCGCCTACACCACCGTGCGCAAGGAACTTGCGGCCTATGACGCGGCACTCGGCGAGAAGCAGGAAATCGTGGCGCTGTCGCAGGTCGACATCCTCGACCCCGAGACCCTGAAGGAAAAGAAGGCGGCGCTTGAAAAGGCCAGCGGCGGGCCCGTCCACGCGATTTCCGCCGTTGCCCAGACCGGCATGACCGAGGTTCAGCGCGAGCTTGCCGCCATCATCCGCGCCGAGGAGGCCCGCCTCGGCATCACCGCGCCCGATCCCGTCGAGGACAAGGGCCGCCACGACAGGTGGGAGCCGTAG
- the rplU gene encoding 50S ribosomal protein L21, producing MFAVIKTGGKQYRVNAEDVITIEKLDGDAGAKIEFAEVLMVGEGADATIGAPFVKGAMVKAEVVEQTRGRKVIAFKKRRRQNSKRTRGHRQHHTVVKITDIVAG from the coding sequence ATGTTCGCAGTCATCAAGACCGGCGGTAAACAGTACCGCGTCAACGCCGAGGATGTGATCACCATCGAAAAGCTCGATGGCGATGCCGGCGCGAAGATTGAATTTGCTGAAGTGCTGATGGTCGGCGAAGGCGCTGACGCCACGATCGGCGCACCCTTCGTCAAGGGCGCCATGGTCAAGGCGGAAGTGGTCGAGCAGACCCGCGGCAGGAAGGTCATCGCCTTCAAGAAGCGTCGTCGCCAGAACTCCAAGCGTACGCGCGGCCATCGCCAGCATCACACGGTCGTCAAGATCACCGACATCGTCGCCGGTTGA